In one Corallococcus sp. EGB genomic region, the following are encoded:
- a CDS encoding YifB family Mg chelatase-like AAA ATPase — protein sequence MLARVRSGALMGIDAVVVECEVDMALGLPYFNVVGLPEGAARESKVRVVSALKNAGFDLPQKRITVNLAPADIRKEGAAFELPIALGVLAAARLMEEEPLERYLFGGELSLDGSIKPIKGVLPLAVAARNGGFQGVMVPAANAAEAALVEGLDVLPVAHLKEAVGHLTGTAPLAPLTRTGTSVGRTRTESADMADVRGQPELKLALELAAAGGHNILMAGPPGSGKTMLARRLPGILPEMTFDEALEVTKVYSILGLLGDEQALMRERPFRAPHHTLSDAGLVGGGPTARPGELSLAHHGVLFLDELPEFRKNVLEVLRQPLEEGAIHLARATQHITYPCRVMLVAAMNPCPCGYFNVPGRKCGCPEHRVFGYHERISGPLLDRIDITVQTRPVEYHDLASKTQELPSHYYRQRVEAARERQRARFQELPGVHCNAQMPSHLLRRYCVLSPGAEKALERAVTQHGLSARAHDRILKLALTRADLEGHGRIEDVDMRLAVDCRMLDRRGWLYFNTRGAAHDSPRPAPLRHQPPEYGGSLGLPTGDIG from the coding sequence ATGCTGGCGAGGGTGCGGTCGGGGGCATTGATGGGCATCGACGCGGTAGTGGTGGAGTGCGAGGTCGACATGGCCCTCGGACTGCCCTACTTCAACGTCGTGGGGCTGCCGGAGGGAGCAGCCCGGGAATCGAAGGTCCGGGTGGTCTCCGCGCTGAAGAACGCGGGCTTCGACCTTCCGCAGAAGCGGATCACGGTCAACCTGGCGCCCGCGGACATCCGCAAGGAAGGGGCGGCGTTCGAGCTGCCCATCGCGCTGGGGGTCCTGGCTGCGGCGCGGTTGATGGAGGAAGAGCCGCTGGAGCGCTACCTCTTTGGCGGTGAGCTGTCGCTGGACGGCTCCATCAAGCCCATCAAAGGGGTGCTCCCGCTGGCCGTGGCGGCGAGGAATGGCGGCTTCCAGGGGGTCATGGTGCCCGCCGCCAACGCAGCCGAGGCCGCACTGGTGGAAGGACTCGATGTGCTGCCCGTGGCCCACCTGAAAGAGGCCGTGGGGCACCTCACCGGCACGGCCCCGCTGGCGCCGCTGACGCGCACGGGAACCTCCGTGGGCAGGACTCGCACGGAGTCCGCGGACATGGCCGACGTACGGGGGCAGCCGGAGCTGAAGCTGGCGCTGGAGCTCGCGGCGGCTGGCGGACACAACATCCTGATGGCCGGCCCTCCAGGGTCGGGCAAGACGATGCTGGCGCGGCGGCTGCCAGGCATCCTGCCCGAGATGACCTTCGACGAAGCGCTGGAGGTCACGAAGGTCTACTCCATCCTGGGGCTGCTGGGAGACGAGCAGGCATTGATGCGTGAGCGTCCGTTCCGGGCGCCCCACCACACGCTGTCTGATGCCGGGCTCGTGGGAGGCGGCCCCACTGCGCGCCCAGGCGAGCTGTCCCTGGCGCACCATGGCGTGCTGTTCCTCGACGAGTTGCCGGAGTTCCGCAAGAACGTGCTGGAGGTGCTGCGCCAGCCCCTGGAAGAAGGCGCCATCCACCTGGCGCGAGCCACCCAGCACATCACCTATCCCTGTAGGGTCATGCTGGTGGCGGCGATGAACCCCTGCCCTTGCGGCTACTTCAACGTCCCCGGGCGCAAGTGTGGCTGCCCCGAACATCGCGTCTTCGGTTACCACGAGCGCATCAGTGGCCCCCTGCTGGACCGCATCGACATCACCGTGCAGACGCGGCCAGTCGAGTACCACGACCTCGCTTCGAAGACCCAGGAGCTGCCCAGCCATTACTACCGGCAGCGAGTGGAGGCCGCGCGCGAACGACAGCGGGCCCGCTTCCAGGAGCTGCCAGGGGTGCACTGCAATGCCCAGATGCCTTCGCACCTCCTACGCCGCTACTGCGTGTTGTCACCGGGTGCAGAAAAGGCGCTGGAGCGCGCGGTCACTCAGCATGGCCTTTCCGCTCGGGCGCATGACCGCATCCTCAAGCTCGCGCTGACGCGCGCGGACCTGGAGGGGCATGGACGTATCGAGGATGTGGACATGAGGCTCGCCGTCGATTGCCGGATGCTGGACCGCCGGGGCTGGCTCTACTTCAATACCCGGGGAGCGGCGCATGATTCACCCCGGCCCGCTCCTCTCAGGCACCAGCCCCCCGAGTACGGCGGGAGCCTCGGGCTCCCGACCGGCGATATCGGCTGA